In Brevinematales bacterium, the sequence TCCGTTTATTATGAAGAGTAGTGACATTCCCGGAGGATGCAAGCAGTTTTTTTAAAACATCCCGCTCCTCGGGAGAAAAACTGATGATTTCCGAGATTTTCATTTTTTTATTCTTATCGACAGTTTTCCCGAAAAATTCGACCGCGGTATCGTTAATCATCACGATGTTTTCATCGTTATCCATAGTAATAATCAGATTGGGAAAAGAATTGATGATATTATCGTAGTAATCCTTGAGATTCTTTTCTATATGGATTTCCATCTGGATGCGTTTCAGAAGCTCGGAAATACTTCTGCGGATTTGAGAAAACTCTTCGTAATACGGGTCGGGGAATCTGAGTGTTTTATCCAGATCCATCTGTAGTACATCGTTCCTGAGTATATTAACAGGGCGTACGATAAGCAGGTATTCGGCGATCGTTGTGACAAGAGCAATGATAATGATAACAATCATGAGCACGATGAAAATAAGCTGAAATCTATCGTTCGTGGAGGTGTATGGATCGATTTTAATGATAAGATGGGAATAAAGATTCAGCAACGGTATATAATTCAGGATATGGTAGAAGGATTTGGAATTAACGGTAATATTCCCTTCTTCCATCGGAATATTTTTATTGGGAAACGAGTGCGTAGAATCGAGAAGGATAATCCCGTCCTTCGACGAAAGAACCTGATAGCATTTATGCCCGTGCAGTTCGTATTCCTTGAATTCAGGAATCAGCGAGAGATCGATATGGGCGATATAGGTCAATACGGGAGTTTTATAGATCAGCGCGATCACCTGTTCTTTCGTCAGCACGGAGTAAAACGGGCCGTAAAAATATACCATATTATTCTTAAACCGGTTCAAGTCCTGATAAAGCTCTCCCATACTGATATCGAAATTTTTATAATAGAAGAATTGATTACTACGCTTAAAGATATCCTTCACCTTCCCGTCGAGGGTAACCGAGTAAAAATCCTTAAAATGCGTCATGGGGGAGAAGGGTATTTTTTCCGGTGACGATATGATCAGTTCGAATTTGTCTTTTTCAGAACGGAGGATGTAGTTCACATGGGTCAGCATGCGTTCGAAGTCACTGCGGAATTCCTTTTCAACATTTTTTATTTTAATAGTCATAAAGCTGATGTAGAACGATGTGAGGATGACAAACAGAAGGAATACTGATAGAGCGCTGATAAGCAGGAAGTTCCCGCTGAGTTTTCTATTCTTCATAATATATATGCCCGTCATTTATTTTAAGGAAGTAATAATTCCTGAGTACATCCCCGTATTGATCGAAAACAACCGGCCCGATAAGCGTGTCGAATTTTGACGTCAGAAGAATGTAACTCTTGATCTGCGAGGGAGTATTCGCGCCATGACCCGCGCATTTATTTAGTATTTCCATGACCTCGAAGGCGAAGCACGAATGAACCGCCTGCGGATAGGTGTGATAATAACGGTCAAAATTCTCATTATATGCTTGTAGGGCGTAATTCGACCCGGAATTCGGGAGCAAGGTCGGCAGAATTACCCCTTCGGATGCATGCGCGCTGTTCTCGATATATACCGAGGAGTTCAGCCATGGCGCCGCGATCAGGTTACAGTCCGGGTAGGCCGATTTTGTAAAGCGGGTAATAGTCCCCGCCGTGTTAATATGATCGCCGCCTATTAATAGATAGACGTTATCCGGGCGGTATTTCGATAATTCGGCGGTAAATGATTTCTCGTTGAAACTCCCGACTTCCAATCCTATGACTGAAACCCCGCCTGTCAGGGTGTTTGTCAGGGTATTCAGGGCGGGGAGCGTGTAGGCGGAGTTCCCGGTATCGTAAACAACCAGCGTACTTTTACCCGGAAAGCGCGTGTTAATATATCCCCCGACCGCGAGGGATTCCTGACGGGTATCGGGCACTAAACGGATTAAACTATCGTCGATACCGGAAAATTTTCCGCTCGCGCCGAGAAGATTGAATATGATGCAGTCGCGGGTATCTTTTCCCGTGATCAGCGCTTCTATTCCCTGCGAGGTCAGCCCGATAATAAAGATACGTATTCCCTGATCGTACAACTGCTGGAAGCGGTTCGTCACCTCGTCGACTTTCGATACGCTGAGGGCGACGACTTTAAATGGAGAATGGTTGGTTTTTTTTAGAAAAAGCTGGATATTCTGGTAGATTTCCTTCCCGATCTGGGAACTTGGGCCTTCGAAATCGGCGATGAGCCCGATAATTACCCCGTTAGTGCGTGTGCAGGAGCTGAATAAAAAGCACATGGCGCAGGAAACACCGAGAATTAAAAAAAGTATTGTTCGTTTTATTAGCATCTTTCACCCTACAAGATTATAAAACCATGCGGTTTTATTTGTCAATCAAAACATTTAAGAAATGAAAATGAATTTATGATTGCAAACTCGTGAAAGGTGTGATAAAATCTGATGTCCGTGAGGAGGAAAACAATCAACCCCAATAAACCGGTCATCCTGATCGCCATGATAGAAGCGGGAGGCGCGCATAAGACCACCGCCGTCGCTGTCGCCGAGAGCCTGTATAAAAATTACGCCGATAAGATTCATGTGGAAATCTACGATTTTTGCTATCATGTCGGCGCCGTGGATTTCGATAACAAGCACAAGGCGCAATGGGATAGTTATCTCGCGCAGAAAAGCATCGTAAAAATAGGGTTCCATATCCAGAATTCCCTCGGCTCCATCACCCGCCAGTACCTGAAATCATGGGGTAAGGAGTTTTTCGAGAAGGGGGTCACC encodes:
- a CDS encoding ABC transporter substrate-binding protein, whose protein sequence is MLIKRTILFLILGVSCAMCFLFSSCTRTNGVIIGLIADFEGPSSQIGKEIYQNIQLFLKKTNHSPFKVVALSVSKVDEVTNRFQQLYDQGIRIFIIGLTSQGIEALITGKDTRDCIIFNLLGASGKFSGIDDSLIRLVPDTRQESLAVGGYINTRFPGKSTLVVYDTGNSAYTLPALNTLTNTLTGGVSVIGLEVGSFNEKSFTAELSKYRPDNVYLLIGGDHINTAGTITRFTKSAYPDCNLIAAPWLNSSVYIENSAHASEGVILPTLLPNSGSNYALQAYNENFDRYYHTYPQAVHSCFAFEVMEILNKCAGHGANTPSQIKSYILLTSKFDTLIGPVVFDQYGDVLRNYYFLKINDGHIYYEE